The following proteins are co-located in the Desulfatitalea tepidiphila genome:
- a CDS encoding DUF11 domain-containing protein produces the protein MVLKKSSSICAAAYVATAALCLLAIVLTAPSAWSAPCDLKPGTPAIIRHDLGTSYCELCGYGYVTVIISNGYEEVDMTQMTLVENLASSGLTFAPAAPTPVRYQVNGGPWMVGIAPAVSGPNNSILTWTSAEIPALASLAYAPGIHDINSLTVTFAVAHHDPSIQEQLVGATRLIQADLTYDTEGDEACFPGLATVGTGLNLLPLREPEPEVFKQGRNVDAGQDSGEYSGAVYGNVNDDLIWRVRVTNDGSAALQDLRFDDLMGTTNIDINYVCPTEATAATVAANDGVDPGGTGCVPVIGNSVDNFDVDNPFGEPATDSPDLVDVPEMDSADIFLVGKVPSTPNGSCGAATTNTVSDVQWGCQSQTPAGGILATSAGASPGTASATLSTFSDAGGTNLSIVTQYIGIASAAQPAGARGRVRITIRNLTGGTIKGIHLRDVLPAEYVVDPTFTPNITAYGAYGTYPGLTDRIEWTNPAGGTVPLTTTDPAVALSNTAPEFRLYSSTTHPDHADQFDLLRHGDRLVINFGVILVRPESYDRTANLDVRTEDPASDPPGTDPANAIEVENRLYVDFENFCQPGVTQHPPNYPIVTTHQTDPEDLDINIAGSELVFILTGDPAQRLPLTVNLTNNGGHQAEDYYAYVSFGETMQVVTVPAGCSLTANPPAHREWQLPASIPSTAAVYQCSNGGSIAPGQTVGFTFEVVKSSDPGALAADDLTFRADVTGEITLYDGTPLWFPTSTARADGITDSANTYSVDGVRARVVGFNLLKSQVGTCSENNPPPGSPDLLVQIGEECAYHIDTGGWFGFQTPGFTYIAVQDIQVVDQLPDGQGYISSTDPYAASTSDIQGVTLNPAGLSPLDEAVAPDYVNWTFNTVVPSQRINVIDQWFRVDLRSRLLNDPQNVSAAPNRHAALSTNTLNSYFQAVFFNDSTGMEEVYDLGPGTIGYPRVEVRRFSLTVTEPEITVVKEVCNETLYGAGPSCSHFVPLADDGDAYDNYVYRITLTNTAAADGVTRAPAYDVTVTDTLDAMDLAYVLPFGADGLNNDGDGATDEAGAGSEGSIGDNVVDNGTPAQIIFSYTHSTALQRIDPGASVQLYYRVDFDDDAAPLQTFTNTAGAAYDSLEGGIVDDFSNQSVPQRPNGDIGGARIYTSDAASAAVRIIPVETEPKRIASLSNTPLATAPAVQGVSIGEEIEYRLTTSLPVALLRNFVIRDELPEGMRCVEAPAVNLDAPPYAAAGFDPGGVITPTCGDDFVEWQFGDQRVTNGTMGERYDLDIGFIARTENTAAVNDGDVMSNGDPATQAFARYLDENGTAVTIDFGQVDVVVREPLIEMTKAFAVAAADAADVLTVTVTATNTGTATAYNLRVLDDLDGRNLTYIGNVSGTQPPDHVDITTLGANRPIFSWNAPNGIDPGGTIGFTFDVRVDDVVEPLEVLDNTLQADWTSLPGRTTALNSSGLIGADGTESGMRVGALPHAGDAVNDYETVAGAQVTVPAVSLTKSDLDPAGVPTIGAHKTFRLDIRLPEGVTQNVRVADSLDAAGLSYVLENNTGFDVTYTFEGIAAINGLAPAEAALNAFPVDGSSGSVVWDIGTVVTQTENDPSAGAIDPLIRIQYYARVNNDLDTDMGDSLQNGATVTSTHGETGADETAADDTDPVTVAEPQLTATKTVSNVTNPGNPPGGGDVLEYVVSVTNAGTATAYDVNVVDTLPANLTFYNGFTPTALIAGTAVAGFIPNPANEPAGPLVWGRDNADESLDIPTGQSLVLTYQTVVLAMGGDISNSVTGDWTSLDGTSSLERTGEGCGVASDPNDYCFGPVVATVATVDTTSIAKNITADTFDTVPWSTTADAVARIGDFVTYRLALNLTGGLTQAIEVRDQLPGGMAFVGTISINGDPTVNYTPPASGAGSNFSYAPITSAGVPAVGATGTLSWMIGDVNNDPFGDPTTDTLEILYLARILPDAGIPHVDTTTLTNTAAMDYATAAGPAATLTASTDLTLVQPILAVAKSAVASGGDTVLDANEPVTYTIDIANTGGAPAYDARLTDIIPVGMRDAGITMVSTELVSGTSLPVLAPAFDAATGQATWELDTGTPDAYTIPAGDTLRIVYTITTDAGLAAGMTLTNQAQVQHYWSLEDDAIPTYAGVHGEPQLYGPTAVAGVTFTTDAADPLTKENPAQTTVAVGELFVYRLTVPGTPMATALHDVRILDDLDASAADLSFVSVARISGSQPWTPVNTGTVTNLVIEDTTVGIDIPAGEQIVVEITVLVADTATNIPGLTFTNTADYTYNQVNDDAATRTPGGDDTTDPMTIVGADSVVMAKTGPATMQLATPGAYTIDLHNTGSGTLWNPTVVDQIPNTADGGMCAAGPANITAQIFQDDGTPASPVLTEGTDYTVAFDGDPSCQWQLDLLSPAAGVPADHHLVITYDLELDADTANGVTLTNIAGVTRWYSADPDGAGTPHTYTGPLTDGTPGTADNQDDHSVTTEAPVLNFEKTVINATTTQDPGSDASPGDTLRYTLTVTNAGPAGLSNFTITDELDALHATPIFAAGTLTLVSVPPGAGTSATDANGGTNGTGLVSVGNLNLGAAGSGDDTLAITFEVTLAPVIANGTVVHNQAQLTAIDPTPMLSDDPNLGGTVDPTQTLITSAPEFQVLKTSAVLDGDPAVLLAGERLRYTITVKNIGNEDAVNANLRDSIPASTTYVTNSTTLNGTTVADSAAGVNPLESGMPIHAQENTTPGYMRADSDASAGNVATVTFDVLVDPAAMDGLVISNQGFAGGEGDGGATLPEQPSDDPDTTVPDDPTLDVVGSLPLLYAHKTVAIAVDGGTAGIVDPGDTLSYTIAISNTGAIDATGVVLSDTVPANTTYVADSLQLNGTTVTGAAMPLLPPGLSVHSSDNPGAGIISAGQSATVTFQVTVDPGTPTGTVISNQGTVTSNELADEPTDADGVPANGDQPTLVVVGDAQLLTITKEVAVVGGGAALPGAELEYVLRVTNAGSLAATDVVITDALTTPPLDTQIAYVTGSGTLDGAINGVSYAGGVLEADYAATYGDLASGDTAVVRFRVQIDTGLTAGTTISNTGEVAWNGGTQTDSASVSIDVGGTAGSATLNGAVWHDMNFDRNPDTATETPMEGWRVELYRNGSLAASALTDAGGAYMLNGLVPNNVTGDIYELRFLAPGAGADTASMGTTDSPFTDGHQRITAITVASGSNILDLNLPLWPNGAVYDAMARTPVARARLTLVDASSGTAVSDACFDDPAQQGQVTTANGFYKFDLNAACPGVGDYLIEVTPPTSGYVAPPSAIIPPTTDAGTAAYDVNSCPDDALTGIPNCQATPHAAIPPASVAPGDPGTAYYLHLSMEGGAPPINQIFYNPIPLDPETDSAVAITKTASLINVTRGSMVPYTITVTNVFGVPLYDSAIVDRFPAGFKYVAGSAHLDGAAVEPQINGLQLTWDDLDLTVNQVVTIKLLLVVGSGVSEGEYVNRAWVINTAMGATISGEATATVRVIPDPDFDCTDVIGKVFDDRNLNGYPDEGESGLPGVRVVTARGLIATSDEHGRFHITCAAVPDEDRGSNFILKLDERSLPTGYRLTSENPRVQRATRGKMLRFHFGATIHRVVRMDMADGAFETHTSELRLQWVPRIEELVAELGRSPSLLRLSYLADIEEEALVRERLDALKKRIVRRWEEVDGGYRLAVETEVFWRRGGPYTGR, from the coding sequence ATGGTGCTGAAGAAATCAAGCTCGATATGCGCCGCAGCCTATGTCGCCACGGCCGCTCTATGCCTCCTGGCCATCGTTCTGACGGCACCATCGGCATGGTCGGCGCCGTGTGATCTCAAGCCCGGAACGCCGGCCATCATCCGCCACGATCTCGGCACCAGCTATTGCGAGCTGTGTGGTTACGGTTATGTCACGGTCATCATCTCCAACGGATACGAGGAGGTGGACATGACCCAGATGACATTGGTGGAGAACCTGGCCAGCTCCGGCCTCACCTTCGCTCCCGCCGCCCCCACGCCCGTCAGGTACCAGGTGAACGGGGGGCCTTGGATGGTCGGTATCGCGCCGGCCGTCAGCGGCCCCAACAATTCGATTCTCACTTGGACATCCGCCGAGATTCCGGCCTTAGCCAGCCTCGCGTATGCGCCCGGCATTCATGATATCAACAGCCTCACCGTCACCTTCGCGGTGGCCCACCACGATCCCTCGATCCAGGAGCAGTTGGTCGGCGCCACCCGTTTGATACAGGCCGATCTGACCTATGACACAGAAGGAGACGAAGCGTGCTTCCCCGGTCTGGCAACGGTCGGCACCGGTCTGAACCTTTTGCCGTTGCGCGAACCCGAGCCAGAAGTCTTCAAGCAGGGCCGCAACGTCGATGCCGGGCAGGACAGCGGGGAGTATTCCGGCGCCGTCTACGGCAACGTCAACGACGACCTGATCTGGCGCGTCCGGGTGACCAACGACGGTTCTGCCGCCCTTCAGGATCTGCGTTTCGACGATCTGATGGGAACAACCAACATCGACATAAACTACGTCTGTCCGACAGAAGCCACGGCCGCCACCGTGGCGGCCAACGACGGCGTGGATCCCGGCGGTACGGGATGTGTGCCGGTGATCGGCAACAGCGTCGATAACTTCGATGTGGACAATCCTTTCGGGGAACCGGCCACCGACTCACCTGACCTGGTCGATGTACCGGAGATGGATTCGGCCGACATCTTCCTGGTGGGCAAGGTCCCCAGCACGCCCAACGGTTCATGTGGGGCCGCCACCACCAACACGGTGTCGGATGTGCAATGGGGCTGTCAATCCCAAACACCGGCCGGTGGCATATTGGCCACATCCGCGGGGGCATCGCCGGGCACTGCTTCTGCCACCTTGAGTACTTTTTCTGACGCCGGCGGGACCAATCTCAGCATCGTCACCCAGTACATCGGCATCGCTTCGGCCGCTCAGCCGGCAGGGGCAAGGGGGCGGGTGCGCATCACCATCCGAAATCTCACCGGCGGCACGATCAAAGGGATCCACCTTCGCGATGTGCTGCCCGCCGAATATGTGGTCGACCCCACGTTCACCCCGAATATCACGGCTTATGGCGCATATGGCACCTATCCGGGTTTGACCGACCGGATCGAATGGACCAATCCGGCGGGGGGCACGGTTCCGCTCACGACCACCGATCCGGCCGTGGCACTTTCCAACACGGCGCCGGAGTTCCGGCTTTACAGCAGTACGACCCATCCCGATCATGCCGATCAATTCGACCTGCTGCGCCACGGCGACCGGCTGGTGATCAATTTTGGCGTGATTCTGGTGCGGCCCGAATCGTACGATCGCACGGCCAATCTCGATGTGCGCACCGAGGACCCGGCCAGCGATCCGCCGGGCACCGATCCGGCCAATGCCATCGAGGTGGAGAACCGGTTGTATGTCGATTTCGAAAACTTTTGCCAGCCCGGTGTCACGCAGCATCCACCCAATTATCCCATCGTGACGACCCACCAGACCGATCCCGAAGACCTGGACATCAATATCGCCGGCAGCGAGCTGGTTTTTATCCTGACCGGCGATCCGGCCCAGCGTCTGCCGCTCACCGTCAATTTGACCAACAACGGCGGCCACCAGGCTGAAGATTACTACGCCTACGTCAGCTTCGGGGAAACCATGCAGGTGGTCACCGTGCCCGCCGGATGCAGCCTGACGGCCAATCCGCCGGCGCACCGGGAGTGGCAGCTACCGGCGTCGATTCCCTCCACGGCCGCGGTATACCAGTGTTCCAACGGCGGGAGCATCGCGCCGGGGCAGACCGTGGGGTTTACTTTCGAGGTGGTCAAGAGCAGCGATCCGGGAGCGCTGGCGGCCGATGACCTGACTTTCCGCGCAGACGTGACCGGTGAGATCACGCTCTACGACGGCACACCGCTCTGGTTTCCGACCTCCACGGCCCGCGCCGACGGCATCACCGATTCGGCCAACACTTACTCGGTGGACGGCGTGCGCGCGCGCGTGGTCGGGTTCAACCTGCTCAAATCCCAGGTGGGCACCTGTTCGGAGAACAATCCGCCGCCCGGCTCCCCGGACCTGCTGGTGCAGATCGGCGAGGAGTGCGCCTATCACATCGACACCGGCGGCTGGTTCGGGTTCCAGACCCCCGGGTTCACCTACATCGCCGTGCAGGATATCCAGGTCGTGGATCAACTGCCCGATGGCCAGGGGTATATCTCCTCGACCGATCCTTACGCGGCCAGCACGTCGGACATTCAGGGGGTCACCCTCAACCCGGCCGGCCTCTCCCCGCTCGACGAAGCCGTTGCACCGGATTACGTGAACTGGACCTTCAATACGGTGGTGCCGTCCCAGCGCATCAATGTCATCGACCAGTGGTTCCGGGTCGATCTGCGCTCGCGGCTGTTGAACGATCCTCAGAATGTCAGTGCGGCCCCCAACCGGCATGCGGCCCTGAGCACCAACACGCTCAATTCCTATTTCCAGGCCGTCTTCTTCAACGACAGTACCGGCATGGAGGAGGTCTACGACCTGGGGCCGGGCACGATCGGCTACCCAAGAGTGGAGGTGCGCCGTTTTTCGCTCACCGTCACCGAGCCGGAGATAACGGTGGTCAAAGAGGTGTGCAACGAGACCTTATACGGCGCCGGCCCTTCGTGCAGCCATTTCGTTCCCCTGGCCGACGATGGCGACGCTTACGACAACTACGTCTACCGCATCACCCTGACCAACACGGCGGCTGCCGACGGCGTGACGCGCGCTCCGGCCTATGATGTCACGGTCACCGATACACTGGATGCCATGGACCTGGCCTATGTGCTGCCGTTCGGCGCCGACGGTCTGAACAACGACGGGGACGGCGCCACGGACGAGGCGGGTGCGGGCAGCGAGGGAAGCATCGGCGACAACGTCGTGGACAACGGCACACCGGCCCAGATCATTTTTTCATATACTCATAGCACGGCGCTGCAGCGCATCGATCCCGGTGCGTCGGTGCAGTTGTACTACCGAGTCGATTTTGACGATGACGCCGCGCCGCTGCAAACTTTCACCAACACGGCGGGCGCCGCCTACGACAGCCTCGAAGGCGGTATTGTCGACGATTTCAGCAACCAGAGCGTCCCCCAGCGGCCCAACGGCGACATCGGTGGCGCGCGCATCTACACCTCGGATGCAGCTTCGGCTGCGGTGCGCATCATTCCAGTAGAGACCGAACCCAAGAGGATCGCGAGCCTGTCCAACACGCCCCTTGCAACGGCACCGGCCGTTCAGGGCGTGTCCATCGGTGAGGAGATCGAATATCGCCTCACCACCTCGCTGCCCGTGGCCCTGCTGCGCAACTTCGTCATCCGGGACGAGCTGCCCGAAGGCATGCGTTGCGTCGAAGCGCCGGCCGTCAATCTCGATGCACCGCCTTATGCCGCTGCGGGTTTCGATCCGGGCGGCGTCATTACGCCCACCTGCGGCGATGATTTCGTCGAGTGGCAATTCGGCGACCAGCGGGTCACCAACGGGACGATGGGCGAACGATACGACCTGGATATCGGCTTCATCGCCCGTACCGAGAATACGGCCGCCGTCAACGACGGGGACGTGATGTCCAACGGCGATCCGGCCACCCAGGCCTTCGCCCGCTACCTGGATGAAAACGGAACGGCCGTGACGATCGATTTCGGCCAGGTCGACGTGGTGGTGCGCGAACCGCTTATCGAGATGACCAAGGCGTTTGCCGTGGCCGCCGCCGATGCCGCCGACGTGCTCACCGTGACGGTAACGGCGACCAACACCGGCACGGCGACGGCCTACAACCTGCGCGTGCTCGACGATCTGGACGGACGGAACCTGACTTACATCGGCAATGTGAGCGGGACGCAACCACCGGACCATGTCGATATCACCACCCTGGGCGCCAACCGGCCGATCTTCAGCTGGAACGCCCCCAATGGCATCGACCCGGGCGGCACCATCGGCTTTACCTTCGACGTCCGCGTGGACGACGTTGTTGAGCCCCTGGAAGTACTGGACAACACCCTCCAGGCCGATTGGACGTCCCTGCCCGGCCGGACCACAGCACTCAACAGCAGCGGCCTGATCGGTGCCGACGGTACGGAAAGCGGCATGCGCGTCGGCGCACTGCCCCATGCGGGCGACGCGGTCAACGATTACGAAACCGTCGCCGGCGCCCAGGTGACGGTCCCGGCCGTGTCCTTGACCAAGAGCGACCTCGATCCGGCGGGGGTGCCGACGATTGGCGCGCACAAAACGTTCCGGCTCGACATTCGTCTGCCCGAAGGCGTCACTCAAAACGTACGGGTCGCCGACAGCCTCGATGCCGCCGGACTGAGCTACGTTCTGGAGAACAACACCGGTTTCGATGTCACTTACACCTTCGAGGGGATCGCCGCCATCAATGGCCTGGCGCCGGCCGAAGCAGCCTTGAATGCCTTCCCGGTCGACGGGAGCAGCGGCAGCGTGGTGTGGGATATCGGCACGGTCGTCACCCAGACTGAAAACGACCCGAGCGCCGGCGCCATCGATCCCCTGATCCGCATCCAGTATTATGCCCGGGTCAACAACGACCTGGACACCGACATGGGCGACAGCCTGCAAAATGGTGCCACGGTCACCTCTACCCACGGCGAAACCGGGGCCGACGAAACCGCTGCCGACGATACCGATCCGGTCACAGTGGCCGAGCCCCAGCTCACGGCCACCAAGACGGTAAGCAACGTCACCAATCCCGGCAATCCCCCGGGCGGCGGGGACGTGCTCGAGTATGTGGTGTCCGTTACCAACGCCGGCACGGCCACGGCCTATGACGTCAATGTGGTCGACACCCTGCCGGCCAACCTGACATTTTACAATGGGTTTACCCCAACGGCGCTTATCGCCGGTACGGCCGTGGCGGGTTTCATTCCAAATCCGGCCAATGAACCCGCCGGACCATTGGTCTGGGGTCGGGACAATGCGGACGAGAGCCTGGACATTCCGACAGGCCAATCCCTGGTGCTCACATACCAGACCGTAGTCCTGGCCATGGGCGGCGATATCAGCAACAGCGTCACGGGGGACTGGACCAGCCTGGATGGCACCAGCAGCCTGGAGCGCACCGGCGAAGGCTGCGGCGTCGCCAGCGATCCCAACGACTACTGCTTCGGCCCGGTGGTGGCCACGGTGGCCACGGTGGATACCACCAGCATTGCCAAGAACATCACCGCCGACACCTTTGACACCGTGCCTTGGAGCACCACAGCCGACGCAGTGGCCCGCATCGGGGATTTCGTCACCTACCGCCTGGCCCTGAACCTCACCGGCGGTCTGACCCAGGCCATCGAGGTCCGGGACCAGTTGCCCGGGGGCATGGCATTTGTCGGCACCATCAGCATCAACGGCGATCCCACCGTTAACTATACCCCACCGGCCAGCGGTGCAGGCTCCAACTTCAGTTATGCACCCATCACCAGCGCCGGCGTGCCCGCAGTCGGTGCCACCGGCACCTTGAGCTGGATGATCGGCGATGTGAACAACGATCCCTTCGGCGATCCCACCACCGATACCCTGGAAATCCTCTACCTGGCCCGCATCCTGCCGGATGCCGGCATCCCCCATGTGGACACCACCACCCTGACCAATACCGCGGCCATGGACTATGCCACGGCCGCCGGTCCGGCCGCCACGTTGACGGCCAGCACCGACCTGACCCTGGTTCAACCCATACTGGCGGTGGCCAAGTCTGCGGTTGCCTCCGGCGGGGACACGGTGCTGGATGCCAACGAGCCGGTCACTTACACCATCGACATCGCCAACACCGGCGGGGCCCCGGCCTACGACGCCCGGCTTACCGACATCATCCCGGTGGGCATGCGTGACGCCGGTATCACCATGGTCAGCACGGAGCTGGTGTCGGGCACCAGCCTGCCGGTTCTGGCCCCCGCCTTTGATGCGGCCACCGGTCAGGCCACCTGGGAGCTGGATACGGGCACGCCCGACGCCTATACCATCCCGGCCGGCGACACCTTGCGCATCGTCTACACCATCACCACCGATGCGGGCCTGGCCGCCGGCATGACCCTGACCAACCAGGCCCAGGTTCAACACTACTGGTCCCTGGAAGACGATGCCATTCCCACCTATGCCGGTGTGCACGGAGAGCCTCAGCTTTACGGACCAACAGCTGTGGCCGGAGTCACTTTCACCACCGATGCCGCCGATCCCCTGACCAAAGAGAACCCCGCCCAGACTACCGTGGCCGTGGGTGAGCTGTTCGTCTACCGCCTTACCGTACCGGGCACACCCATGGCCACGGCTTTACATGATGTGCGCATCCTCGACGACCTGGATGCCTCGGCGGCCGACCTGTCCTTCGTCAGCGTTGCCAGGATCTCCGGTTCCCAGCCCTGGACCCCGGTGAACACCGGCACGGTCACCAACCTGGTCATCGAAGACACGACGGTGGGCATTGATATTCCGGCCGGCGAGCAGATCGTTGTCGAGATCACCGTCCTGGTGGCAGATACGGCGACCAATATTCCCGGCCTGACCTTCACCAACACCGCCGACTATACCTACAACCAGGTCAACGACGATGCCGCCACCCGGACGCCCGGCGGCGATGACACCACGGATCCGATGACCATTGTGGGGGCCGACAGCGTGGTGATGGCGAAGACCGGTCCGGCCACCATGCAATTGGCCACCCCGGGCGCCTATACCATCGATCTGCACAACACCGGTTCCGGTACCCTGTGGAATCCCACCGTGGTCGACCAGATTCCCAACACGGCCGACGGCGGCATGTGTGCGGCGGGCCCCGCCAACATTACGGCCCAGATCTTTCAGGATGACGGCACGCCGGCCTCCCCGGTCTTGACGGAAGGTACCGACTACACCGTTGCCTTTGATGGCGACCCCTCGTGTCAATGGCAGCTCGACCTGCTGTCCCCGGCAGCCGGCGTGCCCGCCGACCATCACCTGGTCATCACTTACGACCTGGAACTGGACGCTGATACGGCCAACGGCGTCACCCTGACCAACATCGCCGGGGTCACCCGGTGGTACAGCGCCGACCCCGACGGGGCCGGAACGCCCCACACCTATACGGGCCCCCTCACCGACGGCACCCCAGGCACCGCCGACAACCAGGACGACCACAGCGTCACCACCGAAGCTCCGGTGCTGAACTTTGAGAAAACCGTCATCAATGCCACCACGACCCAGGATCCGGGCAGCGATGCGTCCCCCGGCGACACCCTGAGGTACACCCTGACGGTGACCAACGCCGGACCGGCGGGCCTTTCGAATTTCACCATCACCGACGAATTGGATGCGCTTCATGCCACGCCGATCTTTGCCGCCGGCACCCTCACCCTGGTTTCGGTACCCCCCGGTGCCGGCACCTCGGCCACCGACGCCAACGGCGGCACCAACGGCACCGGCCTGGTGAGTGTGGGCAACCTGAACCTCGGGGCGGCCGGCAGTGGCGACGACACGCTGGCCATCACCTTCGAGGTCACCCTGGCCCCGGTGATTGCCAACGGCACCGTGGTCCATAACCAGGCCCAATTGACGGCCATCGACCCCACGCCGATGCTCAGCGACGATCCTAATCTTGGCGGGACCGTCGATCCCACCCAGACCCTGATCACCTCGGCCCCCGAGTTCCAGGTGCTCAAGACCTCCGCTGTCCTGGACGGGGACCCCGCCGTGCTCCTGGCCGGGGAGAGGCTGCGCTATACCATCACCGTCAAAAACATCGGCAATGAAGATGCGGTCAACGCCAATCTGCGGGACAGCATCCCGGCCAGCACCACCTATGTGACCAACTCTACCACCCTCAACGGCACGACCGTGGCCGACTCGGCCGCCGGGGTCAACCCCCTGGAAAGCGGCATGCCGATCCATGCCCAGGAGAACACCACCCCGGGCTACATGCGGGCCGACAGCGATGCGTCGGCCGGCAACGTGGCCACGGTGACCTTCGACGTGCTGGTGGACCCGGCGGCCATGGACGGCCTGGTGATCTCCAACCAGGGCTTTGCGGGCGGCGAGGGCGACGGCGGCGCAACCCTGCCCGAGCAGCCCTCGGATGATCCGGACACCACAGTCCCCGACGATCCCACCCTCGACGTCGTGGGCAGCCTGCCCCTGCTTTACGCCCACAAGACCGTGGCCATTGCCGTTGACGGCGGGACAGCCGGCATTGTGGATCCAGGGGATACCCTATCCTACACCATCGCCATCAGCAACACGGGGGCTATTGACGCCACCGGCGTGGTCCTCTCCGATACGGTGCCGGCCAACACCACCTATGTGGCCGACTCCCTGCAGTTAAACGGCACCACCGTCACCGGCGCTGCAATGCCTCTCTTGCCCCCCGGCCTCTCCGTGCACTCCAGTGACAACCCGGGTGCCGGGATCATCTCCGCCGGCCAGAGCGCCACGGTGACCTTCCAGGTTACCGTGGACCCGGGGACGCCCACGGGCACGGTGATCAGCAACCAGGGCACCGTCACCTCCAACGAACTGGCCGACGAACCCACCGATGCCGACGGGGTTCCCGCCAACGGGGACCAGCCCACCCTGGTGGTGGTGGGCGATGCCCAATTGCTCACCATTACCAAGGAGGTCGCCGTGGTGGGCGGCGGTGCGGCCCTGCCCGGCGCCGAGCTGGAATATGTGCTTCGGGTGACCAACGCGGGCAGCCTGGCCGCCACCGATGTGGTGATCACCGACGCATTGACCACGCCCCCATTGGACACCCAGATCGCCTACGTCACCGGCTCGGGCACCCTGGACGGCGCTATCAACGGGGTGAGCTATGCCGGCGGCGTGCTCGAGGCTGACTACGCCGCCACCTACGGGGATCTGGCGTCCGGGGATACGGCCGTGGTCCGCTTCCGGGTCCAGATCGATACCGGACTGACCGCCGGTACTACCATTTCCAATACCGGCGAGGTGGCATGGAACGGCGGTACCCAGACCGATTCAGCCAGCGTGTCCATCGATGTGGGCGGCACCGCCGGCAGCGCCACCCTCAACGGCGCGGTCTGGCATGATATGAATTTCGACCGCAACCCGGACACGGCCACCGAAACCCCCATGGAAGGCTGGCGCGTCGAATTGTACCGCAACGGCAGCCTGGCCGCCTCGGCCCTGACCGATGCCGGCGGCGCCTATATGCTCAACGGCCTGGTGCCCAACAACGTCACCGGCGACATCTATGAGCTGCGCTTTCTGGCCCCCGGCGCCGGTGCCGACACGGCATCCATGGGCACCACCGACTCGCCCTTCACCGATGGGCACCAGCGCATCACCGCCATCACAGTGGCCTCGGGCAGCAATATCCTGGACCTGAATCTGCCCCTGTGGCCCAACGGTGCAGTCTACGACGCCATGGCGCGCACCCCCGTTGCCAGGGCCCGCCTGACCCTGGTCGATGCAAGCTCCGGCACAGCTGTTTCCGATGCCTGCTTCGATGATCCGGCCCAGCAGGGCCAGGTGACCACGGCCAACGGCTTTTACAAGTTCGACTTGAATGCCGCCTGCCCGGGGGTTGGTGATTACCTGATCGAGGTGACGCCGCCGACCAGCGGATACGTGGCCCCGCCTTCGGCCATCATACCGCCCACCACCGACGCCGGCACAGCGGCCTATGATGTGAATAGTTGCCCGGACGATGCCTTGACCGGCATCCCCAATTGCCAGGCCACACCCCATGCGGCCATACCGCCGGCCTCGGTGGCCCCCGGCGATCCGGGCACCGCATATTACCTCCATCTGTCGATGGAAGGAGGCGCTCCCCCTATCAACCAAATTTTTTACAACCCCATTCCCCTGGATCCGGAAACGGACAGCGCCGTGGCCATTACCAAGACCGCTTCTCTGATCAACGTGACCCGGGGATCCATGGTGCCCTATACCATCACGGTGACCAATGTCTTCGGCGTGCCGCTGTACGACTCGGCCATCGTGGACCGTTTCCCGGCCGGTTTCAAGTACGTGGCCGGCAGCGCCCACCTGGACGGTGCGGCCGTCGAACCGCAAATCAACGGCCTGCAGCTGACCTGGGACGATCTCGACCTGACGGTAAACCAGGTCGTCACCATAAAACTGCTGCTGGTGGTCGGCTCGGGCGTTTCCGAGGGCGAGTATGTCAACCGGGCCTGGGTGATCAATACCGCCATGGGGGCCACCATTTCCGGTGAAGCCACGGCCACCGTTCGCGTCATCCCCGATCCCGATTTCGATTGCACCGATGTGATCGGCAAGGTGTTCGACGACCGCAACCTCAACGGCTACCCGGACGAGGGCGAATCCGGCCTGCCTGGCGTTCGGGTCGTGACGGCGCGCGGGCTCATCGCCACCAGCGATGAACACGGCCGTTTCCATATCACCTGTGCGGCAGTTCCCGATGAAGACCGTGGCAGCAACTTCATCCTCAAGCTGGACGAGCGGTCCTTGCCCACCGGTTATCGCCTGACCAGCGAAAATCCGCGCGTCCAGCGTGCCACCCGCGGCAAGATGCTCCGTTTCCATTTCGGGGCAACCATCCATCGCGTGGTGCGCATGGATATGGCCGACGGCGCGTTTGAGACCCACACCAGCGAATTGCGCCTGCAGTGGGTCCCGCGCATCGAAGAATTGGTGGCAGAACTGGGCAGGTCTCCGTCCCTGCTGCGGCTTTCGTACCTGGCCGACATCGAAGAAGAAGCCCTGGTGCGCGAGCGGCTCGACGCCCTGAAGAAGCGGATCGTCCGCCGCTGGGAAGAGGTGGACGGTGGGTACCGCCTGGCGGTGGAAACCGAGGTGTTCTGGCGCCGTGGTGGACCGTACACCGGCCGGTGA